From Microcystis aeruginosa NIES-2549, a single genomic window includes:
- a CDS encoding DUF29 domain-containing protein gives MKTKLSQLYETDFNLWLEQTVNHLKKGNLQALDLDNLIEEISDMGRNNRREVFSRLKVLLIHLLKWQYQPEKRTNSWINTIDEQREQLELILRDSPSLKPYLADIFAECYQKAVRGMVNETNLPKETFLVDCPFSQEPVLNWDYLPENSF, from the coding sequence AAAACTAAATTATCTCAGCTTTATGAAACTGATTTTAATTTGTGGCTTGAGCAAACCGTAAATCACTTAAAAAAGGGCAATTTACAAGCCCTTGATTTAGATAACTTAATCGAAGAAATATCCGATATGGGACGTAATAATAGACGGGAGGTATTCAGTCGTTTAAAAGTTCTATTGATCCACTTACTTAAATGGCAATATCAACCGGAAAAACGGACTAATAGCTGGATAAATACCATTGATGAGCAAAGAGAACAATTAGAGCTTATTTTAAGGGATAGTCCTAGCTTAAAACCCTATTTAGCCGATATTTTCGCAGAATGTTATCAAAAAGCAGTGCGAGGGATGGTAAATGAAACTAATTTACCAAAAGAAACTTTTCTGGTTGATTGTCCTTTTAGCCAAGAACCGGTTTTAAATTGGGATTATCTTCCTGAAAATAGCTTTTGA
- the larC gene encoding nickel pincer cofactor biosynthesis protein LarC encodes MERVNSSHDSKIVAYWDCPTGIAGDMCLGALVDLGVPLEYLIAQLKTLGIEDEYQLRAEKVHRRGQIATKVHVDVTAEKSADHHHHHHHTPARHLPEIENLIKQANLPQKVQEWSLAVFQQLAIAEGAVHGIAPEKVHFHEVGATDAIIDIVGTCLGLDWLSVSELYCSSLPTGGGTVQAAHGRLPVPVPAVVQLFSQRQVTIYSNGIEAELVTPTGAAIVTTLAKSFGKPPEMQLEKVGLGAGTKDLPIPNLVRLWLGKKTPEKLDESETVAVLETQIDDLNPQAIAYLSESLLQVGALDVFSQAITMKKSRLGILLTVICALDKIAICENMIFQETTTLGIRRTIQERSILKREIQLIDTVYGQIRLKVAYKESINQPITVQPEYEDCAAIARQHHLPWRFVHQMALAIWQEKNQS; translated from the coding sequence ATGGAGAGAGTAAATAGTAGCCATGATAGCAAAATCGTCGCCTATTGGGATTGTCCCACGGGAATTGCCGGGGATATGTGTTTAGGGGCGTTAGTAGATTTAGGAGTCCCCTTAGAATACCTGATTGCACAACTAAAAACTTTAGGAATTGAGGATGAATATCAGTTAAGAGCCGAAAAAGTGCATCGTCGCGGTCAAATTGCTACTAAGGTTCACGTCGATGTCACTGCCGAGAAGTCCGCTGATCATCACCACCATCATCATCATACCCCCGCTCGTCATTTACCGGAGATTGAAAATTTAATTAAACAGGCAAATTTACCCCAGAAAGTCCAAGAATGGAGTTTAGCGGTTTTTCAACAACTTGCGATCGCAGAAGGAGCCGTTCACGGGATCGCGCCGGAAAAAGTGCATTTTCACGAAGTCGGGGCAACCGATGCCATTATTGATATCGTCGGGACTTGTTTGGGTTTGGACTGGCTATCGGTGAGTGAATTATACTGTTCTTCTCTACCCACCGGCGGCGGTACAGTTCAGGCCGCCCATGGTCGTTTACCAGTTCCCGTGCCAGCAGTAGTACAATTGTTCAGCCAGCGACAAGTCACAATTTATAGTAATGGCATCGAAGCGGAGTTAGTAACACCCACGGGGGCAGCTATTGTGACAACTTTAGCTAAAAGTTTCGGTAAACCGCCGGAAATGCAGTTAGAAAAGGTCGGTTTAGGGGCAGGTACAAAAGATTTACCGATTCCCAATCTTGTCCGGCTTTGGTTAGGGAAAAAAACACCAGAAAAGCTAGATGAAAGCGAAACTGTGGCAGTTTTAGAAACTCAAATTGATGACTTAAATCCGCAAGCGATCGCCTACTTAAGCGAGTCTTTATTACAAGTGGGTGCTTTGGATGTATTTAGTCAAGCAATTACTATGAAAAAATCCCGTTTGGGAATACTTTTGACAGTAATTTGTGCCTTGGATAAAATTGCTATTTGTGAAAATATGATCTTTCAGGAAACCACAACTTTAGGCATTAGAAGGACAATTCAAGAGCGATCGATCTTAAAAAGAGAAATACAATTGATCGATACTGTCTATGGCCAAATTCGGCTAAAAGTTGCCTACAAAGAGTCAATTAATCAACCGATTACCGTACAACCAGAATACGAAGATTGTGCCGCTATTGCCCGTCAGCATCATCTACCTTGGCGATTTGTTCATCAAATGGCTTTAGCTATTTGGCAAGAAAAAAATCAGTCTTGA
- a CDS encoding L-threonylcarbamoyladenylate synthase: MATIYSLHPENPQQRSIQEICHALKNGAIMLYPTDTVYAIGCDLNVKSAVERVRQIKQLSNDKPLTFLCSSLSNISEYAVVSDYAYKIMRRVIPGPYTFLLPATKLVPKVVMNPKRKTTGIRVPDHVICRTIIETLENPIISSSAHLPDEEGDFPTKGLESARLFDALDHIVDLIIEDGSAPGSEVSTIVDFTGDQPEIVRQGLGWPELQQWL, from the coding sequence ATGGCTACTATTTACTCTCTCCATCCCGAAAATCCCCAACAACGTTCTATCCAAGAAATCTGTCATGCCCTGAAAAACGGGGCAATTATGCTTTATCCTACCGATACCGTCTATGCGATCGGTTGCGATCTCAATGTGAAATCCGCCGTCGAACGAGTTCGCCAAATCAAGCAACTATCTAATGATAAACCCTTGACGTTTCTCTGTTCTTCTTTGTCGAATATTTCTGAGTACGCAGTGGTCAGCGATTATGCCTATAAGATTATGCGACGAGTCATACCCGGTCCCTACACTTTTCTCTTACCGGCGACTAAATTAGTGCCGAAAGTGGTGATGAATCCGAAGCGGAAAACTACCGGTATCCGGGTTCCCGATCACGTTATCTGTCGCACTATTATCGAAACCCTAGAAAATCCCATTATCTCTAGTTCTGCCCATCTTCCCGATGAGGAGGGAGATTTTCCCACCAAGGGATTAGAATCCGCTAGGTTATTCGATGCCCTCGATCATATAGTTGATTTAATTATCGAAGATGGTTCGGCTCCCGGTTCGGAAGTGTCAACCATTGTTGATTTTACCGGCGATCAACCGGAGATTGTGCGTCAAGGTTTGGGTTGGCCGGAATTACAACAATGGTTATAA
- a CDS encoding Hsp20/alpha crystallin family protein yields MAFTLYSPFLEINSVQRQIDQLFQEVLPTTLSVSRPPVEISVNEDSVELKIELPGVDIKDIDVEVSKQMVAINGQRQRPAEVENSEFYYGKFSRLITLPVEVQNSQVTANYQNGILSLTLPKAVAEKNKVVKVNLG; encoded by the coding sequence ATGGCTTTCACTCTTTATTCTCCCTTCCTAGAAATTAATTCTGTCCAACGTCAAATCGATCAACTTTTTCAAGAAGTATTACCGACAACTTTATCGGTATCTCGTCCCCCGGTGGAAATCTCTGTTAACGAGGATTCCGTGGAATTAAAAATCGAATTACCCGGTGTGGATATTAAAGATATCGATGTGGAGGTTAGCAAACAAATGGTGGCTATTAATGGGCAACGTCAACGCCCTGCCGAGGTGGAAAACAGCGAATTTTATTATGGTAAATTTAGTCGCTTGATTACCCTGCCAGTGGAGGTGCAAAATAGCCAAGTTACCGCTAACTATCAAAACGGTATTCTTTCTCTCACCCTCCCGAAAGCGGTGGCAGAAAAAAATAAAGTGGTGAAAGTTAATCTTGGTTAG
- the hpf gene encoding ribosome hibernation-promoting factor, HPF/YfiA family yields MKLLIQGNNIAVTEPIHDYVEQKLEKAVKHFNGITTKVDVHLSVEKNARIPDRHKAEVTVYANGTVIRAQEGSENLYASIDLVSDKIARQLRKYKERLVDHRTHATVKTSEVVQEKPLDDSLIGDRTPELPAEVVRMKYFAMPPMTIEEALTQLQLVDHDFFMFCNKDTNEINVIYQRNHGGFGVIQPRPVNLNGKESH; encoded by the coding sequence ATGAAGCTATTGATTCAGGGCAATAATATCGCTGTCACCGAACCTATTCATGATTATGTGGAACAAAAGCTGGAGAAAGCGGTGAAACATTTTAACGGCATAACCACAAAAGTCGATGTTCACCTCTCCGTGGAAAAGAATGCACGCATTCCTGATCGCCACAAAGCGGAAGTGACGGTTTATGCTAATGGAACAGTGATTCGCGCTCAAGAAGGAAGCGAAAATTTGTACGCAAGTATTGATTTAGTTTCTGATAAAATCGCTCGTCAACTCCGCAAGTATAAAGAAAGATTGGTGGATCATCGCACCCACGCCACCGTTAAAACTAGCGAGGTGGTGCAAGAGAAACCCTTAGATGATAGCCTAATTGGTGATCGCACTCCCGAATTACCTGCGGAAGTAGTGCGGATGAAATACTTTGCCATGCCACCGATGACTATTGAGGAGGCACTAACACAATTGCAATTAGTCGATCACGATTTCTTTATGTTCTGCAACAAAGACACGAACGAAATCAACGTTATCTATCAACGCAATCACGGCGGTTTTGGTGTTATTCAGCCCCGTCCCGTCAACCTAAATGGCAAAGAATCCCATTAA
- the lipB gene encoding lipoyl(octanoyl) transferase LipB translates to MNAQKIPRLCGLKIQAITPYSLAWAQQRSLVAARIADPDLPDVLLLLEHPPVYTLGTGSDIKFIKFNLDKTDKEVHRIERGGEVTYHCPGQLVGYPILNLRYYQQDLHWYLRQLEEVILQTIAIYGLSGQRIGGLTGVWVEGYKIAAIGIKVSRWITYHGFAINVCPDLSGFAEIIPCGIANKPVGSLEQFLPNISLRQVQQDLSRVFASVFGVELFSLDKD, encoded by the coding sequence ATGAATGCTCAAAAAATACCTCGTCTCTGTGGGCTGAAAATTCAGGCAATTACTCCCTATTCTCTGGCCTGGGCGCAACAGCGGTCGCTGGTGGCGGCGAGAATTGCCGATCCCGACTTACCCGATGTGCTGCTGCTGCTGGAACATCCCCCCGTTTACACCCTCGGTACCGGTTCAGATATTAAGTTTATTAAATTTAATCTTGACAAAACCGACAAAGAAGTGCATCGAATCGAGCGAGGAGGGGAAGTCACCTATCACTGTCCGGGGCAGTTAGTGGGCTATCCGATCCTCAATTTGCGCTATTATCAGCAGGATTTACACTGGTATTTGCGACAATTGGAAGAAGTCATCCTGCAAACTATCGCTATTTATGGATTATCAGGGCAAAGAATCGGGGGCTTGACGGGGGTATGGGTAGAAGGGTATAAAATAGCGGCGATCGGTATTAAAGTGAGTCGTTGGATTACCTATCATGGTTTTGCCATCAATGTTTGTCCGGATTTAAGCGGGTTTGCCGAAATTATTCCCTGTGGGATTGCTAATAAACCCGTGGGCAGTTTAGAGCAGTTTCTGCCTAATATTAGTCTTAGGCAAGTACAGCAAGATTTATCGAGGGTTTTCGCCTCAGTTTTCGGTGTGGAATTATTTTCTCTTGACAAGGATTAA
- a CDS encoding pentapeptide repeat-containing protein, protein MSDRKDPEKLTVENRADNPENNGKTSLSAPDASEYVSSLSSRNPVRQRILLLKDLRPGNAGLLLAPLMVMTIGLVFSWDWLGFSGAIVAVLISLQVILPSIRQWIAHYLTPSERQTVFAFIVFIAALAGLGKYLGVYERILRWLDSFKYDEFGSWAEWVGALGQIMIAVLAVYVAWEQYVISKDLTIQQNRITQQQTIDSYFQGISDLALDEEGFLEDWPQERAIAEGRTASILSSVDASGKAKILRFLSQSRLLSPIKRDRYLGRPILDGEGGYAEDREFGTRVVQLGVMLAGADISGQDLRWTDLSEANMVRADLSYGDLVKANVSRTILYEANLRGADIKGMRLFYGSLENATPRSRTVPPNYDRGEHTGAVVENVNFTGVKNMSEEQRHYCCRWCGEKSRATIPGGCADIANLLGR, encoded by the coding sequence ATGAGCGATCGCAAAGACCCAGAAAAACTCACCGTGGAAAATAGGGCTGATAACCCCGAAAATAACGGTAAAACCAGTTTATCGGCCCCCGATGCCTCCGAATACGTCTCCTCTTTATCTTCGCGTAATCCCGTGCGTCAGCGCATCCTACTATTAAAAGATCTTCGACCGGGTAACGCGGGGTTACTACTGGCCCCCCTGATGGTGATGACCATCGGCCTCGTCTTTAGCTGGGACTGGTTAGGCTTTTCTGGGGCGATAGTAGCGGTATTAATATCTTTACAGGTGATTTTACCCTCTATTCGCCAGTGGATCGCCCATTATCTCACTCCCTCTGAACGTCAGACGGTTTTCGCTTTTATAGTTTTTATAGCTGCTCTGGCCGGATTAGGGAAATATTTAGGAGTTTACGAGCGCATATTGCGATGGTTAGACAGTTTTAAATACGATGAGTTCGGTTCTTGGGCCGAGTGGGTGGGGGCCTTGGGACAGATTATGATTGCTGTGTTAGCTGTCTATGTGGCCTGGGAACAGTACGTTATTTCTAAGGATTTAACCATACAACAAAATCGCATTACCCAACAACAGACGATCGATTCCTATTTTCAAGGGATTTCCGATCTAGCCTTGGATGAGGAGGGATTTTTAGAAGATTGGCCCCAGGAAAGAGCGATCGCAGAAGGTCGCACCGCTTCTATCCTCAGCAGTGTCGATGCCTCTGGAAAAGCGAAAATACTGCGTTTTTTGAGTCAATCGCGGCTATTATCACCGATTAAACGCGATCGTTATCTGGGCCGACCGATTCTAGACGGGGAAGGGGGTTATGCGGAGGATCGAGAGTTCGGTACAAGAGTAGTACAATTGGGAGTAATGTTAGCGGGGGCCGACATTTCTGGGCAGGATTTGCGCTGGACGGATTTAAGCGAAGCGAATATGGTGCGGGCCGATTTAAGTTATGGCGATTTGGTAAAAGCAAATGTATCGCGAACAATTCTCTACGAAGCTAATTTAAGAGGGGCCGATATCAAAGGGATGCGTTTATTTTATGGTTCCCTAGAAAATGCTACCCCCCGCAGTCGTACCGTTCCCCCCAATTATGACAGAGGAGAACACACGGGAGCAGTGGTAGAAAATGTCAATTTTACCGGGGTGAAAAACATGAGCGAGGAACAACGTCACTATTGTTGTCGTTGGTGTGGGGAAAAGTCCCGCGCAACCATTCCGGGGGGATGTGCTGATATTGCCAATCTTTTGGGTCGTTAA
- a CDS encoding homocysteine biosynthesis protein produces the protein MRTIAEINDKIAKKTAVVWTVEELKSRVTEMGIKEVFSQVDVVCTGTFEPMESSGAIINLGQTDPPIKIRQCWLDGIPAYAGFGAVDLYLGASAISDLAAKNENLEGENPERGGGHIIEDLIAGKSLPLRAVGQATDCYPRASFETIISKDTINQFYLFNPRNLYQNFIVGVNGGERTLYTYLGPLQPRLGNAVYSNPGAISPLLNDPDLEAIGIGTRIFLGGGIGYIAWEGTQHFPLQKRLQNRTPIGPASTLALIGDAKQMNARWVRGCYFKNYGASLMLGVAVPIPILSEEIVRHCAVKDEEIVAPVVDFSIPRRVRPTFGLITYAKLKSGRIMIEGKSVRVAPLASISLSREAALELKALIESGEFTLTEPVAKINLERTFIPQDRWGGKLSIE, from the coding sequence ATGAGAACAATCGCTGAAATCAACGACAAGATCGCAAAAAAAACGGCTGTAGTCTGGACAGTAGAGGAATTAAAAAGCCGCGTTACCGAGATGGGAATTAAGGAGGTTTTTTCCCAAGTAGATGTGGTTTGTACGGGAACCTTTGAACCGATGGAATCTTCGGGGGCAATTATTAATTTAGGTCAGACAGATCCGCCGATAAAAATTCGTCAATGTTGGTTAGATGGGATTCCTGCTTATGCTGGTTTTGGGGCGGTGGATTTATATTTAGGAGCCAGTGCTATTAGTGATCTAGCGGCCAAAAATGAGAATTTAGAGGGAGAAAATCCCGAAAGGGGCGGCGGACATATTATTGAGGATTTAATCGCCGGAAAATCGCTGCCATTGCGTGCTGTCGGCCAGGCCACCGATTGTTATCCTCGTGCTTCTTTTGAAACGATTATTTCTAAGGATACTATCAATCAATTTTATCTTTTTAATCCTCGGAATCTCTACCAGAATTTTATCGTCGGAGTCAATGGAGGAGAGCGGACTTTATATACTTATTTAGGACCACTACAGCCGCGATTAGGTAATGCAGTTTATTCTAACCCCGGGGCAATTTCTCCCCTGTTAAATGACCCGGATTTAGAGGCTATCGGCATCGGTACGCGCATTTTTTTGGGAGGAGGAATCGGTTATATTGCCTGGGAAGGAACCCAACATTTTCCCCTACAAAAACGCCTACAAAATCGAACTCCTATTGGCCCAGCTTCCACCTTAGCCTTAATTGGTGATGCTAAACAAATGAATGCTCGCTGGGTGCGGGGTTGTTATTTCAAAAATTATGGGGCTTCTTTAATGTTAGGGGTAGCGGTACCGATTCCGATTTTAAGCGAGGAAATCGTTCGACATTGTGCCGTAAAAGATGAGGAAATTGTCGCCCCAGTGGTGGATTTTTCCATTCCCCGGCGAGTCCGTCCTACCTTTGGTTTAATCACCTACGCTAAACTAAAAAGCGGTCGGATTATGATCGAGGGAAAAAGTGTGAGGGTGGCTCCTTTGGCCAGTATTTCCCTGTCCCGGGAAGCCGCTTTAGAATTAAAAGCACTGATCGAATCGGGAGAATTTACCCTCACGGAACCCGTGGCAAAAATTAATCTAGAGCGGACTTTTATCCCCCAGGATCGTTGGGGCGGAAAATTATCAATTGAGTGA
- a CDS encoding class I SAM-dependent methyltransferase has product MTVTPVPASFNPVSGLVNRILGIKPLFDIARYQARNMMIKRAEKLGVPWRETVKQWQQRDWSRELQAVENPDLVYPEYYVCSFHAYEKGNLDWLPAFEVESAAYAVHSTIWPGAGIDGDPRLRREYHRILKEQIKAEINDIVDLGCSVGMSSFALQDTYPQARVTGLDLSPYYLAVAQYQAQQKQKTIQWQHAAAEKTQLPSQSYDLVSSFLMFHELPQQATREIFAEARRLLRSGGYLTLMDMNPRSEIYRKMPPYVLTLLKSTEPYLDQYFTLDIERALVEAGFQAPIITPTSPRHRAIVARVSES; this is encoded by the coding sequence ATGACAGTTACACCCGTTCCGGCCTCCTTTAATCCTGTTTCTGGTCTAGTTAACCGTATTCTCGGCATAAAACCGCTTTTTGACATCGCTCGCTATCAGGCCCGCAATATGATGATTAAAAGAGCCGAAAAACTAGGCGTACCTTGGCGGGAAACCGTCAAACAATGGCAGCAACGGGATTGGAGTCGGGAACTGCAAGCGGTAGAAAATCCCGATCTCGTCTATCCCGAATACTACGTTTGTTCTTTCCACGCTTACGAAAAGGGCAATTTAGACTGGTTGCCAGCTTTTGAGGTAGAATCTGCCGCCTATGCTGTTCATTCTACCATCTGGCCCGGGGCGGGGATTGACGGCGATCCGCGATTGCGGCGGGAATATCACCGGATATTGAAGGAGCAAATCAAGGCAGAAATTAACGATATTGTCGATTTAGGCTGTAGTGTCGGCATGAGTAGCTTTGCGCTACAAGATACTTATCCTCAAGCCAGGGTAACTGGGTTAGATCTCTCTCCCTACTATTTAGCTGTTGCCCAATACCAAGCTCAACAAAAACAAAAGACGATTCAATGGCAACACGCGGCGGCGGAAAAAACTCAATTACCCAGTCAGTCCTACGATCTGGTATCTTCGTTTTTAATGTTCCACGAACTACCCCAACAGGCTACTAGAGAAATTTTCGCCGAAGCGCGTCGTTTATTGCGATCGGGAGGTTATTTGACGCTGATGGATATGAATCCGCGCTCGGAAATTTATCGAAAAATGCCCCCTTATGTCCTAACCTTACTCAAGAGTACCGAACCCTATCTCGATCAATATTTTACTCTCGATATCGAACGGGCATTAGTTGAAGCCGGGTTTCAAGCACCGATCATTACCCCCACCAGTCCCCGACACCGGGCGATTGTTGCGCGGGTTTCCGAATCATAA
- a CDS encoding HupE/UreJ family protein yields MKIIFRQSWTRILTIVPLFLLIFASKTLAHHAMAGETPDNFLKGFLSGLAHPVIGLDHLAFVVASGLIAVGMEQGLLIPIAFAIATLIGTGIHLQGINLLFPEGIVALSVVIFGVILTLKKGLQTHSNLYTIALATLAMIAGIFHGYAYGESIIGAQVAALVAYLIGFTVIQLAIASGAFFLGSVIKEKLAKQATLISKLIGLAIMAIGTTFLVGIK; encoded by the coding sequence ATGAAGATAATTTTTCGTCAAAGCTGGACAAGGATATTAACTATTGTCCCTCTCTTCCTGTTAATTTTTGCCAGCAAAACCCTCGCCCATCATGCCATGGCAGGGGAAACTCCTGATAATTTTTTGAAGGGATTTTTATCGGGTTTAGCTCACCCGGTTATCGGTTTAGATCATTTAGCTTTTGTGGTGGCTAGTGGTTTAATTGCTGTGGGGATGGAACAGGGTTTATTAATTCCGATCGCTTTTGCGATTGCCACTTTAATCGGCACAGGCATTCATTTACAGGGAATAAATTTACTTTTTCCTGAGGGGATTGTTGCCCTTTCTGTGGTGATTTTTGGCGTGATTTTAACCCTAAAAAAAGGTTTACAAACTCATTCTAATCTCTATACGATCGCTCTGGCAACTCTGGCAATGATTGCGGGAATTTTTCACGGTTATGCCTACGGAGAATCAATTATCGGGGCGCAAGTTGCCGCTTTAGTTGCCTATTTAATCGGTTTTACCGTCATCCAATTAGCGATCGCATCTGGTGCTTTTTTCCTTGGCAGTGTCATCAAGGAAAAATTAGCCAAGCAAGCAACTCTAATTAGCAAGTTAATCGGATTGGCAATTATGGCGATCGGTACAACTTTTTTAGTGGGAATTAAGTAA
- a CDS encoding helix-turn-helix domain-containing protein, giving the protein MFIFDNKTDILINSQELTFKSEYVCDFSHYFQNREFVNLDALQLSGDNFEGYLSRIIIDEVMLELSQRNCLTNVAGVVHSKMWVFAIPVQVNSVFFQNLYPLENNYLGIIPPKSEISVFQHPFSNRFQLYVHDNYLQQLCQTLELPEAKKFLNSSASSIVICPSEKIRHLQQSCHQLYQMLFNLDRQQISGKRKALRLNFVSQKLKEEIVKDFLFTLAVTKDIKTPKNAIRRTSILKKAEEMMRKNLRSDLTIPAICQDLEVSQRTLEYIFKDFYQMSPYNYFKLLRLNALHQSLNQNNQTKLVYEIAEELGFFHRGYLASDYKKLFGYFPSET; this is encoded by the coding sequence ATGTTTATTTTTGACAATAAAACCGATATTTTAATTAATTCTCAGGAATTAACCTTTAAAAGTGAATATGTTTGTGACTTTTCTCATTATTTTCAGAATCGAGAATTTGTCAACTTAGATGCTTTACAACTCAGTGGCGATAATTTTGAAGGGTATCTTTCAAGGATCATCATCGATGAAGTGATGTTAGAATTATCGCAACGTAATTGTTTAACGAATGTTGCGGGAGTAGTCCATTCTAAAATGTGGGTTTTTGCGATTCCTGTTCAGGTGAATTCTGTCTTCTTCCAAAATTTGTATCCATTAGAAAATAACTATCTGGGGATTATACCCCCTAAATCAGAAATTTCCGTTTTTCAGCATCCTTTTTCTAATCGTTTTCAGCTTTACGTTCATGATAATTATCTGCAACAATTGTGCCAAACTTTAGAGCTACCAGAAGCCAAAAAGTTTTTAAATTCTTCTGCTTCTTCTATTGTGATTTGCCCATCGGAAAAAATTCGTCATCTCCAACAATCTTGTCATCAACTTTATCAAATGCTATTTAATTTAGATCGTCAACAAATATCTGGGAAAAGAAAAGCATTAAGATTGAATTTTGTCAGTCAAAAATTAAAAGAAGAAATTGTCAAAGATTTTCTTTTTACTTTAGCAGTAACCAAAGATATTAAAACCCCTAAAAACGCTATCAGACGTACCTCTATCCTCAAAAAAGCAGAAGAAATGATGAGAAAAAATCTGCGTTCTGATCTGACTATTCCAGCGATTTGTCAAGACTTAGAAGTAAGTCAACGCACCTTAGAATATATATTTAAAGACTTCTATCAAATGTCTCCTTACAATTATTTTAAATTGCTTCGTCTTAATGCTTTACATCAATCTCTTAACCAAAATAATCAGACAAAATTAGTTTATGAAATTGCCGAAGAATTAGGTTTTTTTCACCGAGGATATCTGGCCTCTGATTATAAAAAACTGTTTGGTTACTTCCCCTCGGAAACCTAA
- a CDS encoding helix-turn-helix domain-containing protein: protein MPAPNHLNSEQKEKLQKALKEEKNACIRERILILLLLNDGKTQVQISQIIGCSLRTVSYWCVHGDADNLDSLKDKRMAGNYRKATEEYIKILLETIDKNPHEMGYEFSRWTAKRLATYLTEQTGIKLSSSQVMNILKKSLYLGKI from the coding sequence ATGCCAGCCCCTAATCACTTAAATTCCGAGCAAAAAGAAAAATTACAAAAGGCATTAAAAGAAGAAAAAAATGCCTGCATTCGAGAAAGAATTTTGATACTATTGTTGTTAAATGACGGAAAAACTCAAGTCCAAATCTCTCAAATCATTGGGTGTTCACTGCGCACAGTATCCTATTGGTGTGTTCATGGAGATGCGGATAATTTAGATAGTTTAAAAGACAAGAGAATGGCGGGTAATTATCGAAAAGCAACGGAAGAGTATATCAAAATATTGTTAGAGACAATTGACAAAAATCCTCATGAAATGGGGTATGAATTTAGTCGTTGGACAGCCAAAAGATTAGCCACTTATCTAACAGAACAGACAGGAATCAAGTTAAGTAGTTCTCAAGTCATGAACATTTTAAAAAAAAGTCTATATTTAGGCAAAATCTAG
- a CDS encoding GIY-YIG nuclease family protein: MLLDPLAMSSVELDNLNQLPDCSAIYFAIDSQNRILYIGQAVNLLNRWKNHHRIYQLQEINQDYPVRIAWQVCNNEELNEIELYLIKHFQPLLNRTQVKSPQIVPSELVFQNFLREFSRRLIIIGFKPQTSQELPHIHLKYDWTDCSPKGTAAKIKNFIQENNHINTSFKIRRKPWGRIRGPEEFQIGSRGQKALARQNRSYNNHWEMACNGVIISITSTDNYKQIKSVTNFQKLAGVKMRTIPEHDFKRMSNQYPHDFADLCCFVDDLVPLLWIEG, encoded by the coding sequence ATGTTGCTCGATCCTTTGGCAATGTCTTCAGTAGAACTAGATAATTTAAATCAACTTCCTGATTGTTCGGCCATATATTTTGCTATCGATTCTCAAAATAGAATTCTTTATATTGGTCAAGCAGTCAATCTTTTAAATCGCTGGAAAAATCACCATCGTATATATCAATTACAAGAAATTAATCAAGATTATCCTGTAAGAATAGCTTGGCAAGTTTGCAATAATGAAGAATTAAATGAAATTGAACTATATCTAATTAAACATTTTCAACCTTTGCTAAATAGAACACAAGTTAAATCTCCACAAATTGTACCATCAGAGTTAGTCTTCCAAAATTTTCTCAGGGAATTTTCTCGACGATTAATCATTATTGGGTTTAAACCACAAACTTCTCAAGAGCTACCACATATTCATTTGAAATATGACTGGACAGATTGTTCTCCGAAAGGGACAGCCGCAAAGATTAAAAATTTTATTCAAGAAAATAATCATATAAATACCAGTTTTAAGATTAGAAGAAAACCTTGGGGAAGAATCAGGGGGCCAGAAGAGTTTCAAATAGGCAGTCGCGGACAAAAAGCCCTAGCTCGTCAGAATCGTTCCTATAATAATCATTGGGAAATGGCTTGTAATGGAGTGATAATCTCTATCACCTCTACCGATAATTATAAACAGATTAAATCAGTAACAAATTTTCAAAAACTTGCTGGGGTAAAAATGAGAACAATCCCAGAACATGATTTTAAGAGAATGTCTAATCAATATCCTCATGATTTTGCGGATTTATGCTGCTTTGTCGATGATTTAGTTCCGTTACTTTGGATTGAAGGGTAA